Proteins from a genomic interval of Paenibacillus sp. RC334:
- a CDS encoding N-acetyltransferase has protein sequence MASVCKDVLCRSAVPEDVEPLYQMISGYAERGIMLPRSREVLMRQLELFIVAEVDGEVVGCGSLCKLGDDLVEIRSLGISEGHKGMGIGSKLVEGLIIEARRQRIPKIMALTYEVSFFIKNGFDVVDKEIFPEKVWTDCINCSKQNNCDEIAVLKMLN, from the coding sequence ATGGCTTCAGTGTGTAAAGATGTATTGTGCAGAAGTGCGGTTCCTGAGGATGTGGAGCCTTTATACCAAATGATTAGCGGCTATGCGGAGCGGGGAATTATGCTCCCACGTTCAAGGGAAGTTCTTATGCGCCAACTGGAGCTGTTTATTGTGGCAGAAGTGGACGGCGAAGTCGTCGGTTGTGGTTCTTTATGCAAACTGGGTGATGATTTGGTAGAGATTCGCTCACTTGGTATTTCTGAAGGACATAAAGGTATGGGCATCGGCTCCAAGCTCGTAGAGGGCCTTATTATAGAAGCACGGCGGCAGCGTATCCCTAAAATTATGGCTTTGACCTACGAGGTCTCCTTTTTTATAAAAAACGGGTTTGATGTGGTAGACAAAGAGATTTTCCCTGAAAAGGTATGGACTGATTGCATTAACTGTAGTAAACAAAACAATTGTGATGAAATTGCAGTGTTGAAAATGCTGAACTGA
- the hemW gene encoding radical SAM family heme chaperone HemW, which yields MTASIHKHEHSSAPQAVYLHIPFCTNKCFYCDFNSYVLKDQPVMEYLYALEREMEHTVRLHPPGEIKTIFVGGGTPTTLNPKEMEYFLKSVRTYFPNWSEDIEFSMEANPGTTDFEKLTVMKEGGVNRLSFGVQAFQNELLTGIGRIHNTDDVYRSLENARKVGLDNLSIDLMFGLPNQTVEMLHESVSRALELGLPHYSIYSLKVEENTLFHTLYQKNQLPLPHEDDELEMYLLLMRRMKEAGYEQYEISNFAKPGLGSKHNMTYWRNEDYYGLGAGAHGYVGRERHMNIKGINPYVEATRNGLPRLDSFEVPAAEAMEDFLMVGLRMLEGVSKSRFEAQFGQSLEDTFTAPLGKMLNAGLIEPVEDGYRLSERGILFGNDVFAEFIGSITVNS from the coding sequence ATGACCGCATCCATACACAAACATGAACATTCATCCGCGCCTCAAGCGGTTTATCTGCATATACCTTTTTGCACGAATAAATGCTTTTACTGTGACTTCAACTCATACGTGCTCAAGGATCAGCCTGTTATGGAATACCTGTATGCACTGGAACGTGAGATGGAGCATACAGTTCGCCTTCACCCGCCAGGTGAAATTAAAACTATTTTTGTCGGGGGTGGAACACCAACAACGCTGAATCCGAAGGAAATGGAATATTTCCTGAAAAGCGTCCGTACCTACTTCCCGAACTGGTCGGAAGATATTGAGTTTTCCATGGAAGCCAATCCAGGCACAACTGATTTTGAAAAACTCACCGTGATGAAAGAAGGCGGCGTGAACCGGCTCAGCTTCGGCGTGCAGGCTTTTCAAAACGAATTGCTTACGGGCATTGGTCGTATTCATAATACAGATGACGTTTATCGTAGTCTGGAAAATGCACGTAAGGTCGGATTGGACAATCTGTCGATTGACCTGATGTTCGGTTTACCGAATCAGACCGTAGAAATGCTGCATGAAAGCGTCAGCCGGGCACTGGAGCTGGGGCTTCCTCATTACTCCATCTATAGCTTGAAGGTTGAAGAGAACACCTTATTCCACACGCTGTACCAGAAAAATCAGCTTCCGCTTCCACATGAGGACGACGAACTGGAAATGTATTTGCTCCTGATGCGTCGCATGAAAGAGGCGGGCTATGAGCAGTACGAGATCAGCAATTTTGCGAAACCAGGTCTGGGGAGCAAGCACAATATGACCTACTGGCGGAATGAGGACTATTATGGCCTCGGCGCTGGGGCGCACGGATATGTTGGCAGAGAGCGCCATATGAACATTAAGGGCATTAATCCTTATGTGGAGGCTACCCGTAACGGACTGCCGCGTCTGGATAGCTTTGAGGTGCCAGCGGCCGAAGCGATGGAGGATTTTCTCATGGTCGGTTTGAGAATGCTGGAAGGTGTCTCGAAGTCCCGCTTTGAGGCTCAATTCGGCCAGTCACTGGAGGATACGTTTACGGCCCCACTCGGAAAAATGCTGAATGCGGGATTGATCGAACCAGTCGAAGATGGTTATCGTCTGAGCGAACGTGGTATTTTGTTCGGAAATGATGTATTTGCGGAGTTCATCGGTTCCATTACCGTAAATTCATAA